In Papaver somniferum cultivar HN1 chromosome 1, ASM357369v1, whole genome shotgun sequence, a genomic segment contains:
- the LOC113298765 gene encoding F-box protein At3g07870-like, whose translation MGNFKMLPGDIVLNILKRLPTESVLDCKLVSKTWNKVISHKSYSQSHLNHLLNNLDPAGSSGGKFTFLTVNDNPIYAYRLFHYIEFYDKNFSSEEQPFHRVARMKLNPAPFKFYNFCGSSNGLVCLNGVLDNEWVNYEPLYICNPITREFVFLPEFERTYDRHERLVTGFGYVSKTNEYKVVRMYNLRKEPNSVHVEVYTLGSGKGWRNIGKKFNKELKMFTSIRGLLLNGSLYYELSDGNIPVFDLASETFSELPEGFPISWTLGVLGGYLSATYYDKESKTFKVLLLKENKKKNNNKKKKEDGPSLTWIKEFSLSNMDTFEYLVLTGRGTVLCRSETEVQMYDLNSSSSKLLVDFGKDKGIFEAIPHMHTLVSLKALGEENTKTMETTDVPLPEDVKFDNPWEEMFYQRRVQDGDDEYYQCVRAAPCRLQ comes from the coding sequence ATGGGGAACTTTAAGATGCTTCCAGGAGATATCGTCCTCAACATCTTAAAACGTTTACCAACAGAATCAGTTCTAGACTGCAAGTTGGTCTCCAAAACATGGAATAAGGTGATCAGCCATAAATCATATTCTCAATCTCACTTGAATCACCTCCTTAACAATCTTGATCCTGCTGGTAGTTCTGGTGGTAAGTTTACTTTCCTTACTGTGAATGACAACCCAATCTATGCATACAGACTGTTCCATTATATTGAATTTTATGATAAGAATTTTTCTTCAGAGGAACAACCATTTCATAGAGTTGCAAGAATGAAACTAAACCCTGCTCCGTTTAAGTTCTATAATTTTTGTGGTAGCTCTAATGGTTTAGTTTGTCTGAATGGAGTCCTTGATAATGAGTGGGTCAATTATGAGCCACTTTATATATGTAATCCCATCACCAGGGAATTTGTGTTTCTACCTGAATTTGAGAGAACATATGATCGTCATGAACGATTGGTAACTGGATTTGGTTATGTTTCTAAGAcgaatgagtacaaggttgtgaGAATGTATAACCTGCGGAAAGAACCCAATTCTGTACATGTTGAGGTGTACACACTCGGTAGTGGCaaaggatggaggaacatagggAAGAAATTCAACAAAGAGCTGAAGATGTTTACTTCTATTCGTGGTCTGCTTCTGAATGGGTCTCTTTATTATGAGCTTAGTGATGGCAACATTCCGGTTTTTGATTTGGCTAGTGAAACTTTTTCTGAATTACCTGAAGGTTTTCCCATTTCTTGGACACTTGGGGTTTTGGGGGGTTATTTGTCAGCTACCTATTATGATAAAGAATCCAAGACCTTTAAGGTATTGCTATTGAAGGAGAATaaaaagaagaacaacaacaagaagaagaaggaagatgggCCATCATTGACTTGGATTAAAGAATTCAGTTTAAGCAACATGGATACATTTGAATATCTCGTCCTCACGGGTAGGGGTACAGTTCTGTGTCGCTCAGAGACAGAGGTCCAGATGTATGATctaaattcttcatcttcaaaactGCTTGTGGATTTTGGCAAGGATAAAGGCATATTTGAAGCAATCCCGCATATGCACACCTTGGTTTCATTAAAAGCACTAggagaagaaaatacaaaaacaatGGAAACAACTGACGTACCACTACCAGAAGATGTGAAATTTGATAACCCATGGGAGGAGATGTTTTATCAAAGGCGTGTG